The genomic stretch CCCGCCAGCTGTAGAGATGATCAACTCTCATCACGGGGGGCCCGTCAGAGGGCGGGGCGACAGGCGGCGCGGTGTATGCCGGGACCTTTCCTCCCTTCATATCATCAGCCTGCTCCACCTCTCTCACCACACTGGGTGGCGACCTCAGGGGCTGCGTCAGGTGGTGCACATAACGCTCCATGTCGGCAGGTAGTTCAAGCAACACGCCGGCCGCCCACAGGCTGACCGTTATGTGCCGTTGTTTCAACGCCTTGTAGATCATTGtgatgacgtcactgtaacagaacagacaggtgtgtgtcagtgtgtatacaATACCCCGTTGTTTTAACGCCTTGTAGATCACTGtgatgacgtcactgtaacagaacagacaggtgtgtgtcagtgtgtatacaATACCCCGTTGTTTTAACGCCCTGTAGATCTCTGCCATGacgtcactgtaacagaacagacaggtgtgtcagtgtgtataccTGTAATTTCCGAATACTGATTTGATGAAGTAACCCTGCAGAAGGAAGTCACACGGTAAATCGTGCTGCCTGTATCTCTCCATTCTCTGGCGTGTGTTCTCcatgaaacaaaataaaaccaaaagtGCAGAGACACAGATATAAGATGACGTAATAGTGCATAAGACGTAAACGGAGTGACGTGAAAATTCATACGACGTAAACAGAGTGAGGTAAATGTGATTTACCTGTCATCAGACTCCAGGTAAAATAGTTAGCGATCTATTCAGCATGGCAGACAAATAAAGGGTGGCGCTTGATGGAAAAGATTGTTGACATCACTGATCAGTACCCGACACAGTGACAGTCGTTGACTGCACATTCTATTTCCAATAAACTGTCGTAACGTATTGATTACACGGGAATAATTAAGAAACACGTTTTGCTAATGATCAGATTATCTTCTAACAAACACGACCAAACCGACCAACGCAAGAGTGACAAGAGGCAGTGTTAGATTCAGTGTACAGCGTCATTCTTACCCGTTGGCCTCATCGGCCAGGATGTGCACGCGCCCCTCAGTCTGTGCGTGTTGACACAGCTCCTCCACCCAGGCCTGCACTTTCTTCTTGCCTCCCTTTGTCCATCGACCCTCGTCCCGTACCCCCGCCATGTTGACGAGCTGCACGCTGCCGGCGCCCTGTCCGACGGTTTTGCTCAACTGATGTCTAACCAGGTAGGCGGCAGCTGTACCATCGTCACTCGTCTGAAGAACAAAGACGGTGCGGCGATGCTTCCTCATCCAGTAGGAACCCCTTAGAATTAAAATGATCGATTTCCCTACCCCGGGCGCGCCCCTGAAGATCCtaatgtcgtcgtcgtcgtggtTTGGCGTGTGCTCCAGGACTTCAAACTGTTCCGGGAAAAGGGCAAGACAAGACATGGGTCTGCCGTGTTCTTCCCCGACAGCCTGAACAAAATGGCCCTGGGTCCACAGCTGTAGTCGCGGCTTGCGGCTAAGGTAAACCTGTACCGTTGCCAGTGGTACGGAGAACCTGCATTGATTAATATCACACTTTATGTAAGCttgtgaaaacacacacacacacacacacacaaacacacacacacacacacacacacacacacacacacacacacacacacacacatacacacataaatacacacaaacacccaccaccccctacacctacacacataccacacacgcacacatacacacaccccacacacacatacacacacacatacaccccacacacacacccaacaccaccaccccccccgcacacacacacacacacacacacacacacgacgaaAATGGAAAAGATCGACAAACACATAAAGAGGCCACAAAAAAACCGACATGCTAGCACCCAGAACGTCACATACATAAATGTACAcacgagagacagacagaaagacgcagacacagacagacagacagacagacagacagacggacagaaagacagacagacagactccatAGTAATGTATGCACTTGTGTATTcatccgacacacacacacgcgcacacacacacacacacacattaatacatacacaccaccaccaccaccccacacaccaccaccgcccacccccaccacatacacacacatagcacccccccatacacacacatacacacacacaacaccacccccccccaccccccccccacacacacacacgacgaaAATGGGAAAGACAAACACATAAAGAGGCCACACAAAAACCGACATGCTAGCACCCAGAACGTCACATACATAAATTTacaaacgagagagagacatagagagacagagagacagacacagagagacagacagacagacagacagacaggcagactccATAGTACTGTATGTACTTGTGTAttcatgcgtttgtgtgtgtgtttgtgtgtggttccTTTAGCGACGTAACAAAATCAACAGTACCTCGCCACAAGCTTTTCATACGTGGAGCCTCCCTTCATTGCGGGGTCCCCTGCCTTTCCCCCCTTCCAGCAGGTGTTCCACCAGGTGTCTCGTCTGGTGTCGTCTGTCATATCATCATGACAGAGACACCAATTGTCGACCCGTTGCCCTGCCTTCACGCCCAGACACTGCTCCAACTtctgcaactgaggtcaacacACACGGATTGCAAACAACACGGAAGATAACACAAAGAATGATATAACAAGCGCTGCATAATACGACAGTTAAACTATACTTGCGTACGGAATCATCTGACCTCTCGGCCTAAAAGACGACTTTGTTCTGGACAAAAGCGCCACAGCACATGTTTAGAACGCTGTGTCCGTTCGGAGCGACTCGCGTCACGTAAAACTCAAATGACGTCGTTTATACATGTACCGCATATTGACGTCAACAAAGTTACTCGGTGTTTTGAGAGTGTTGTGCTTGACAGCAAGGTAAACAAAGTGCACGTGGAAAATAGTAAACTCAGTTTATCTGTATATTATGAAATTGTAATCGAATCCGCacgccaacccccccccccccccctcctctgtctctctttatacttaggcctacacaatctgtattcatttaaaatcatttcatttgttttctctctctctctctctctctctctctctctctctctctctctctctctctctctctctctctctctctctctctctctctctctctctctctctctctctctctctctctctctttttctctctctctctctttcttcgctctctctatctctctttcttcgctctctctatctctctctctctctctctttctctctctctttctctctctctctctctctctctctctctctcgccgtgATCACACGCGTGACGATGTCAACTACGACCACGACGACAACACGGAGAGTTACCACCACCAAGATGAGGCTCTGCGAGGGGACGAACCCAGCAACATGAACTCCATCGCCACAGAGGACGACCACCGCCGCCACAGAGGAGGCCGAGGGAGGGAGAATTCCACTTCCTACCACAACCACGACGCCTCCCGCTACACCCGCCCCAGCGGGCAGCAGCAGGCAGACACAGCTCCAGCACCGTCCAACAGCGTCACCAATGCCAACGACAGACACAGCCTGGCCGGGAGCCTACATATTCCCTCCTCTTTCACGATTCCCGAGGGAATtcggggggggcgggggggcggggacgtagctcagttggtagcgcgctggctttgtatccagttggtcgctatcagcgtgagttcgaaccccacgttcggcgggagatttatttctcggagtcaactctgtgcagactctcttcggtgtccgaacacccccgtgtgcacacatgcgcacgaaaaagatcccaagttcacagtgaaagtctcagggcttggaaaacacgacgacacgcatgcatcatctctcgtctctgattatcatgatcgtatttcgatactttgacgagacaaacccaatgctggtgtgtcaaagaagacagccacagcgggcttgttcgagtcaaagtatcacaccatatcttcagcatattaccaatacctgtcccaatatatgCCAACTTAAGAGGACGTTAAagcctaatagtcagtcagtcagaatTCGGGGAGGTGGTTTCGACACATCGTGGGATAACATCACGGCTGCCAATACATCCCGTTCCATGAATGATAGCGTAGCTATCACTGTGGATGAAGATCTCGTCGATTACTGCAGCAGAGCGTCTCCAGGCGATCAGGGAGGGGCACAGGGAAGTGCTCTACCTGTGGCGAGAGCGATCCCAACTCCAACCACAGCGCAGGCCACGGGGAGTCCCCCAACACGCCAACCCCGAGCCAGGAGAGTGGTTCCCCAGGCGAGGGGATTCCCCACAGCTGTGCGGTGCAACAGCGAGCGGTCAGCACGGGATCCATGCAACAGACAGTATCACTGGAGCGTGCAGTGACCGGTTTGCTCACCGCACAGAAGGGACGGTGACACGGATaattaattcaattcaataaaacttaatTGTCTGATGGAACaacaaaacattttcttttggctcgtgaATGTGACAACAACTGCTGTGCTTCGGGGGGAATCCCCGTGAATCCGCCAACCTTGAAAGTGAAGGGGATGACGAGCCGGCCGGCCCAGGGGAGAAGTATTACATAGTTTTCTAAAGATTTTGATTTGTTATGCTTGTGGTTTGGTCGCTAGGTTAGCGGACAACGATTTTATAAATTGTTTGGCAAGTTTTGATTTTATATGTCTTACAGAGACTTATATCGATGAATCGTTCGAACTGAACCTACTGAATGCAGACTTCCAGTCATGTATTGCTCCAGCAAAAAAGTTATTAAAGTAGGGGAGAAGGAGTGGAGGTGAGCGAGccgtgtgtattgtgtgtgtgtgtgtgtgtgtgtgtgtgtgtgtgtgtgtgtgtgtgtgtgtgtgtgtaccagagACGGTGTGAGGAAGGTGTATTGAAAAAGagaatgcgagagagagagagagagagagagagagagagagagagagagagagagagagagggagggagagaaagggagagtgggagagagagagagagagagagagagagagagattattatTTTTGCTAATATGTGTAAGTTTGTTGACAGGAGTAATGTAATATCTCCTGCGAATTGTGTTTTCGTTGTTCTTGCCATTTGTGTTGCCATATGTTCTTTGTAATCCCCATGAAATGGGCCGACGGCCTTTGTTCATTAAATCGTCaaatcccccctctctctctctctctctctctctctctctctctctctctctctctctctctctctctctctctctctctctctctctctctctctctctctcgtttggatt from Littorina saxatilis isolate snail1 unplaced genomic scaffold, US_GU_Lsax_2.0 scaffold_1116, whole genome shotgun sequence encodes the following:
- the LOC138954282 gene encoding uncharacterized protein isoform X2, with protein sequence MTDDTRRDTWWNTCWKGGKAGDPAMKGGSTYEKLVARFSVPLATVQVYLSRKPRLQLWTQGHFVQAVGEEHGRPMSCLALFPEQFEVLEHTPNHDDDDIRIFRGAPGVGKSIILILRGSYWMRKHRRTVFVLQTSDDGTAAAYLVRHQLSKTVGQGAGSVQLVNMAGVRDEGRWTKGGKKKVQAWVEELCQHAQTEGRVHILADEANGDVITMIYKALKQRHITVSLWAAGVLLELPADMERYVHHLTQPLRSPPSVVREVEQADDMKGGKVPAYTAPPVAPPSDGPPVMRVDHLYSWRGDTQGHEGFSPWECERCGQLVADLLTTLRVGCHDHAPHGQGGLTFNDVFVLGGMKCDTDTTDDDLYSPAPFIRGLESRGVPTRKVARHDTAAVRQLAEMTSAPTGEERAAGRGRDEAVTVAHEDTVWGLERPVVVYLEDGSAGLYDADQTGRLRSMSRSTAQVIWVKDVFT